The Pan troglodytes isolate AG18354 chromosome 7, NHGRI_mPanTro3-v2.0_pri, whole genome shotgun sequence genome has a window encoding:
- the RECQL4 gene encoding ATP-dependent DNA helicase Q4 isoform X6, translating to MKRKHYVRGQALRSRLLRKQAWKQKWRKKGECFGGGGATVTTKESCFLNEQFDHWAAQCPLPASEKDTDPVGPEPLVPSPQPVPEVPSLDPTVLPLYSLGPSGQLAETPAEVFQALEQLGHQAFRPGQERAVMRILSGISTLLVLPTGAGKSLCYQLPALLYSRRSPCLTLVVSPLLSLMDDQVSGLPPCLKAACIHSGMTRKQRESVLQKIRAAQVHVLMLTPEALVGAGGLPPATQLPPVAFACIDEAHCLSQWSHNFRPCYLRVCKVLRERMGVHCFLGLTATATRRTASDVAQHLAVAEEPDLHGPAPVPTNLHLSVSMDRDTDQALLTLLQGKRFRNLDSIIIYCNRREDTERIAALLRTCLHADWVPGSGGRAPKTTAEAYHAGMCSRERRRVQRAFMQGQLRVVVATMAFGMGLDRPDVRAVLHLGLPPSFESYVQAVGRAGRDGQPAHCHLFLRPQGEDLRELRRHVHADSTDFLAVKRLVQRVFPACTCTCTRPPSEQEGAVGGERPVPKYPPQEAEQLGHQAAPGPRRVCMGHERALPIQLTVQALDMPEEGEEPGVSHRGVEGLSPRPLSPALPPAIETLLCYLELHPHHWLELLATTYTHCRLNCPGGPAQLQALAHRCPPLAVCLAQRLPEDPGQGSSSVKFDMVKLVDSMGWELASVRRALCQLQWDHEPRTGVRRGTGVLVEFSELAFHLRSPGDLTAEEKDQICDFLYGRVQARERQALARLRRTFQAFHSVAFPSCGPCLEQQDEERSTRLKDLLGRYFEEEEGQEPGGMEDAQGPEPGQARLQDWEDQVRCDIRQFLSLRPEEKFSSRAVARIFHGIGSPCYPAQVYGQDRRFWRKYLHLSFHALVGLATEELLRVAR from the exons ATGAAGCGGAAACACTACGTGCGGGGCCAGGCACTCCGTAGCAGGCTCCTCCGCAAGCAG GCATGGAAGCAGAAGTGGCGGAAGAAAGGGGAGTgttttgggggtggtggtgccACAGTCACAACCAAGGAGTCTTGTTTCCTGAACGAGCAGTTCGATCACTGGGCAGCCCAGTGTCCCTTGCCAG caAGTGAGAAAGACACAGACCCTGTTGGGCCTGAGCCACTGGTTCCTTCACCACAACCTGTACCTGAGGTGCCCAGCCTGGACCCCACCGTGCTGCCACTCTACTCCCTGGGGCCCTCAGGGCAGCTGGCAG AGACGCCGGCTGAGGTGTTCCAGGCCCTGGAGCAGCTGGGGCACCAAGCCTTTCGCCCTGGGCAGGAGCGTGCAGTCATGCGGATCCTGTCTG GCATCTCCACGCTGCTGGTGCTGCCTACAGGTGCCGGCAAGTCCCTGTGCTACCAGCTCCCAGCGCTGCTCTACAGCCGGCGCAGCCCCTGCCTCACGTTGGTCGTCTCTCCCCTGCTGTCACTCATGGATGACCAG GTGTCTGGCCTGCCACCGTGTCTCAAGGCAGCCTGCATACACTCAGGCATGACCAGGAAGCAACGGGAATCTGTCCTGCAGAAG ATTCGGGCAGCCCAGGTACACGTGCTGATGCTGACACCTGAGGCGCTGGTGGGGGCGGGAGGCCTCCCTCCAGCCACACAGCTGCCTCCAGTTGCTTTTGCCTGCATTGATGAGGCCCACTGCCTCTCCCAGTGGTCCCACAACTTCCGGCCCTGCTACCTGCGCGTCTGCAAG GTGCTTCGGGAGCGCATGGGCGTGCACTGCTTCCTGGGCCTCACAGCTACAGCCACACGCCGCACTGCCAGTGACGTGGCACAGCACCTGGCTGTGGCTGAAGAGCCTGACCTCCATGGGCCAGCCCCAGTTCCCACCAACCTGCACCTTTCCGTGTCCATGGACAGGGACACAGACCAG GCACTGTTGACGCTGCTGCAAGGCAAACGTTTTCGAAACCTGGATTCCATTATCATTTACTGCAACCGGCGCGAGGACACAGAGCGGATCGCTGCGCTCCTCCGAACCTGCCTGCACGCAGACTGGGTCCCAGGGTCTGGAG GTCGTGCCCCCAAAACCACGGCCGAGGCCTACCACGCGGGCATGTGCAGCCGGGAACGGCGGCGGGTACAGCGAGCCTTCATGCAGGGCCAGTTGCGGGTGGTGGTGGCCACGATGGCCTTTGGGATGGGGCTGGACCGGCCAGATGTGCGGGCTGTGCTGCATCTGGGGCTGCCCCCAAGCTTCGAGAGCTACGTGCAGGCCGTGGGCCGGGCCGGGCGTGACGGGCAGCCTGCCCACTGCCACCTCTTCCTGCGGCCCCAG GGCGAAGACCTGCGAGAGCTGCGCAGACATGTGCACGCCGACAGCACGGACTTCCTGGCTGTGAAGAGGCTGGTACAGCGTGTGTTCCCAGCCTGCACCTGCACCTGCACCAGGCCGCCCTCGGAGCAGGAAGGGGCCGTGGGTGGGGAGAGGCCTGTGCCCAAGTACCCCCCTCAAGAGGCTGAGCAGCTTGGCCACCAAGCAGCCCCAGGACCCAGAAGGGTCTGCATGGGCCATGAGCGGGCACTCCCAATACAGCTTACCGTACAGGCTTTGGACATGCCGGAGGAGGGTGAGGAACCTGGGGTAAGCCACAGGGGTGTGGAGGGGCTGTCCCCGCGTCCCCTGAGCCCTGCTCTGCCCCCAGCCATCGAGACTTTGCTGTGCTACCTGGAGCTGCACCCACACCACTGGCTGGAGCTGCTGGCGACCACCTATACCCATTGCCGTCTTAACTGCCCTGGGGGCCCTGCCCAGCTCCAGGCCCTGGCCCACAG GTGTCCCCCTTTGGCTGTGTGCTTGGCCCAGCGGCTGCCTGAGGACCCAGGGCAAGGCAGCAGCTCCGTGAAGTTTGACATGGTCAAGCTGGTGGACTCCATGGGCTGGGAGCTGGCCTCTGTGCGGCGGGCTCTCTGCCAGCTGCAGTGGGACCACGAGCCCAGGACAG GTGTGCGGCGTGGGACAGGGGTGCTTGTGGAGTTCAGTGAGCTGGCCTTCCACCTTCGCAGCCCGGGGGACCTGACCGCTGAGGAGAAGGACCAGATATGTGACTTCCTCTATGGCCGTGTGCAGGCCCGGGAGCGCCAGGCCCTGGCCCGTCTGCGCAGAACCTTCCAGGCCTTTCACAG TGTAGCCTTCCCCAGCTGCGGGCCCTGCCTGGAGCAGCAGGATGAGGAGCGCAGCACCAGGCTCAAGGACCTGCTTGGCCGCTACtttgaggaagaggaagggcagGAGCCGGGAGGCATGGAGGACGCACAGGGCCCCGAGCCAGGGCAGGCCAGA CTCCAGGATTGGGAGGACCAGGTCCGCTGCGACATCCGCCAGTTCCTGTCCCTGAGGCCAGAGGAGAAGTTCTCCAGCAGGGCTGTGGCCCGCATCTTCCACGGCATCG GAAGCCCCTGCTACCCGGCCCAGGTGTACGGGCAGGACCGACGCTTCTGGAGAAAATACCTGCACCTGAGCTTCCATGCCCTGGTGGGCCTGGCCACGGAAGAGCTCCTGCGGGTGGCCCGCTGA
- the RECQL4 gene encoding ATP-dependent DNA helicase Q4 isoform X4, whose product MTLTPPIGCLSEARRTGCPGAVAPPPARRASALAVGPSDGCAGDSLDDRRRGGRAGARAMERLRDVRERLQAWERAFRRQRGRRPSQEDVESAPEETRALYREYRTLKRTTGQAGGGPRSSESLPAAAEEAPEPRCWGPHLNRAATKSPQPTPGRSCQGSVPDYGQRLKANLKGTLQAGPALGRRPWPLGRASSKASTPKPPGTGPVPSFAEKVSDEPPQLSEPQPRPGRLQHLQASLSQRLGSLDPGWLQRCHSEVPDFLGAPKACRPDLGSEESQLLIPGESAVLGPGAGSQGPEASALQEVSIRVGSPQPSSSGGEKRRWNEEPWESPAQVQQESSQAGPPSEGAGAVAVEEDPPGEPVQAQPPQPCSSPSNPRYHGLSPSSQARAGKAEGTAPLHIFPRLARHDRGNYIRLNMKRKHYVRGQALRSRLLRKQAWKQKWRKKGECFGGGGATVTTKESCFLNEQFDHWAAQCPLPASEKDTDPVGPEPLVPSPQPVPEVPSLDPTVLPLYSLGPSGQLAETPAEVFQALEQLGHQAFRPGQERAVMRILSGISTLLVLPTGAGKSLCYQLPALLYSRRSPCLTLVVSPLLSLMDDQVSGLPPCLKAACIHSGMTRKQRESVLQKIRAAQVHVLMLTPEALVGAGGLPPATQLPPVAFACIDEAHCLSQWSHNFRPCYLRVCKVLRERMGVHCFLGLTATATRRTASDVAQHLAVAEEPDLHGPAPVPTNLHLSVSMDRDTDQALLTLLQGKRFRNLDSIIIYCNRREDTERIAALLRTCLHADWVPGSGGRAPKTTAEAYHAGMCSRERRRVQRAFMQGQLRVVVATMAFGMGLDRPDVRAVLHLGLPPSFESYVQAVGRAGRDGQPAHCHLFLRPQGEDLRELRRHVHADSTDFLAVKRLVQRVFPACTCTCTRPPSEQEGAVGGERPVPKYPPQEAEQLGHQAAPGPRRVCMGHERALPIQLTVQALDMPEEAIETLLCYLELHPHHWLELLATTYTHCRLNCPGGPAQLQALAHRCPPLAVCLAQRLPEDPGQGSSSVKFDMVKLVDSMGWELASVRRALCQLQWDHEPRTGVRRGTGVLVEFSELAFHLRSPGDLTAEEKDQICDFLYGRVQARERQALARLRRTFQAFHSVAFPSCGPCLEQQDEERSTRLKDLLGRYFEEEEGQEPGGMEDAQGPEPGQARLQDWEDQVRCDIRQFLSLRPEEKFSSRAVARIFHGIGSPCYPAQVYGQDRRFWRKYLHLSFHALVGLATEELLRVAR is encoded by the exons ATGACGTTGACGCCTCCCATTGGCTGCTTGTCCGAGGCCCGACGGACAGGCTGCCCAGGGGCGgtggccccgcccccggcccgccGCGCATCCGCATTGGCTGTCGGCCCCAGCGACGGCTGCGCGGGAGATTCGCTGGACGACCGCAGGCGCGGAGGCCGGGCGGGCGCGCGTGCCATGGAGCGGCTGCGGGACGTGCGGGAGCGGCTGCAGGCGTGGGAGCGCGCGTTCCGACGGCAGCGCGGGCGGCGACCGAGCCAG GAAGACGTGGAGTCGGCGCCGGAGGAGACCCGCG CGCTCTACCGGGAGTACCGCACTCTGAAGCGTACCACGGGCCAGGCCGGCGGCGGGCCCCGCAGCTCCGAGTCGCTCCCCGCGGCGGCCGAAGAG GCGCCAGAGCCCCGCTGCTGGGGGCCCCATCTGAATCGGGCTGCGACCAAGAGTCCACAGCCTACGCCAGGGCGGAGCTGCCAGGGCTCGGTGCCGGACTACGGGCAGCGGCTCAAGGCCAATCTGAAAGGCACCCTGCAG GCCGGACCAGCCCTGGGCCGCAGACCCTGGCCTCTAGGAAGAGCCTCATCCAAGGCGTCCACCCCAAAGCCCCCAGGTACAGGGCCTGTCCCCTCCTTTGCAGAAAAAGTCAGTGATGAGCCTCCACAGCTCTCTGAGCCCCAGCCAAGGCCAGGCCGGCTCCAGCATCTGCAGGCATCCCTGAGCCAGCGGCTGGGCTCCCTAGATCCTGGCTGGTTACAGCGATGTCACAGTGAGGTCCCAGATTTTCTGGGGGCCCCCAAAGCCTGCAGGCCTGATCTAGGCTCAGAGGAATCACAACTTCTGATCCCTGGTGAGTCGGCTGTCCTTGGTCCTGGTGCTGGCTCCCAGGGCCCAGAGGCTTCAGCCCTCCAAGAAGTCAGCATCCGTGTAGGGAGCCCCCAGCCCAGCAGCAGTGGAGGTGAGAAGCGGAGATGGAACGAGGAGCCCTGGGAGAGCCCCGCACAGGTCCAGCAGGAGAGCAGCCAAGCTGGACCCCCATCAGAGGGGGCTGGGGCTGTAGCAGTTGAGGAAGACCCTCCAGGGGAACCTGTACAGGCACAGCCACCTCAGCCCTGCAGCAGCCCATCGAACCCCAGGTACCACGGACTCAGCCCCTCCAGTCAAGCTAGGGCTGGGAAGGCTGAGGGCACAGCCCCCCTGCACATCTTCCCTCGGCTGGCCCGCCATGACAGGGGCAATTACATACGGCTCAACATGAAGCGGAAACACTACGTGCGGGGCCAGGCACTCCGTAGCAGGCTCCTCCGCAAGCAG GCATGGAAGCAGAAGTGGCGGAAGAAAGGGGAGTgttttgggggtggtggtgccACAGTCACAACCAAGGAGTCTTGTTTCCTGAACGAGCAGTTCGATCACTGGGCAGCCCAGTGTCCCTTGCCAG caAGTGAGAAAGACACAGACCCTGTTGGGCCTGAGCCACTGGTTCCTTCACCACAACCTGTACCTGAGGTGCCCAGCCTGGACCCCACCGTGCTGCCACTCTACTCCCTGGGGCCCTCAGGGCAGCTGGCAG AGACGCCGGCTGAGGTGTTCCAGGCCCTGGAGCAGCTGGGGCACCAAGCCTTTCGCCCTGGGCAGGAGCGTGCAGTCATGCGGATCCTGTCTG GCATCTCCACGCTGCTGGTGCTGCCTACAGGTGCCGGCAAGTCCCTGTGCTACCAGCTCCCAGCGCTGCTCTACAGCCGGCGCAGCCCCTGCCTCACGTTGGTCGTCTCTCCCCTGCTGTCACTCATGGATGACCAG GTGTCTGGCCTGCCACCGTGTCTCAAGGCAGCCTGCATACACTCAGGCATGACCAGGAAGCAACGGGAATCTGTCCTGCAGAAG ATTCGGGCAGCCCAGGTACACGTGCTGATGCTGACACCTGAGGCGCTGGTGGGGGCGGGAGGCCTCCCTCCAGCCACACAGCTGCCTCCAGTTGCTTTTGCCTGCATTGATGAGGCCCACTGCCTCTCCCAGTGGTCCCACAACTTCCGGCCCTGCTACCTGCGCGTCTGCAAG GTGCTTCGGGAGCGCATGGGCGTGCACTGCTTCCTGGGCCTCACAGCTACAGCCACACGCCGCACTGCCAGTGACGTGGCACAGCACCTGGCTGTGGCTGAAGAGCCTGACCTCCATGGGCCAGCCCCAGTTCCCACCAACCTGCACCTTTCCGTGTCCATGGACAGGGACACAGACCAG GCACTGTTGACGCTGCTGCAAGGCAAACGTTTTCGAAACCTGGATTCCATTATCATTTACTGCAACCGGCGCGAGGACACAGAGCGGATCGCTGCGCTCCTCCGAACCTGCCTGCACGCAGACTGGGTCCCAGGGTCTGGAG GTCGTGCCCCCAAAACCACGGCCGAGGCCTACCACGCGGGCATGTGCAGCCGGGAACGGCGGCGGGTACAGCGAGCCTTCATGCAGGGCCAGTTGCGGGTGGTGGTGGCCACGATGGCCTTTGGGATGGGGCTGGACCGGCCAGATGTGCGGGCTGTGCTGCATCTGGGGCTGCCCCCAAGCTTCGAGAGCTACGTGCAGGCCGTGGGCCGGGCCGGGCGTGACGGGCAGCCTGCCCACTGCCACCTCTTCCTGCGGCCCCAG GGCGAAGACCTGCGAGAGCTGCGCAGACATGTGCACGCCGACAGCACGGACTTCCTGGCTGTGAAGAGGCTGGTACAGCGTGTGTTCCCAGCCTGCACCTGCACCTGCACCAGGCCGCCCTCGGAGCAGGAAGGGGCCGTGGGTGGGGAGAGGCCTGTGCCCAAGTACCCCCCTCAAGAGGCTGAGCAGCTTGGCCACCAAGCAGCCCCAGGACCCAGAAGGGTCTGCATGGGCCATGAGCGGGCACTCCCAATACAGCTTACCGTACAGGCTTTGGACATGCCGGAGGAGG CCATCGAGACTTTGCTGTGCTACCTGGAGCTGCACCCACACCACTGGCTGGAGCTGCTGGCGACCACCTATACCCATTGCCGTCTTAACTGCCCTGGGGGCCCTGCCCAGCTCCAGGCCCTGGCCCACAG GTGTCCCCCTTTGGCTGTGTGCTTGGCCCAGCGGCTGCCTGAGGACCCAGGGCAAGGCAGCAGCTCCGTGAAGTTTGACATGGTCAAGCTGGTGGACTCCATGGGCTGGGAGCTGGCCTCTGTGCGGCGGGCTCTCTGCCAGCTGCAGTGGGACCACGAGCCCAGGACAG GTGTGCGGCGTGGGACAGGGGTGCTTGTGGAGTTCAGTGAGCTGGCCTTCCACCTTCGCAGCCCGGGGGACCTGACCGCTGAGGAGAAGGACCAGATATGTGACTTCCTCTATGGCCGTGTGCAGGCCCGGGAGCGCCAGGCCCTGGCCCGTCTGCGCAGAACCTTCCAGGCCTTTCACAG TGTAGCCTTCCCCAGCTGCGGGCCCTGCCTGGAGCAGCAGGATGAGGAGCGCAGCACCAGGCTCAAGGACCTGCTTGGCCGCTACtttgaggaagaggaagggcagGAGCCGGGAGGCATGGAGGACGCACAGGGCCCCGAGCCAGGGCAGGCCAGA CTCCAGGATTGGGAGGACCAGGTCCGCTGCGACATCCGCCAGTTCCTGTCCCTGAGGCCAGAGGAGAAGTTCTCCAGCAGGGCTGTGGCCCGCATCTTCCACGGCATCG GAAGCCCCTGCTACCCGGCCCAGGTGTACGGGCAGGACCGACGCTTCTGGAGAAAATACCTGCACCTGAGCTTCCATGCCCTGGTGGGCCTGGCCACGGAAGAGCTCCTGCGGGTGGCCCGCTGA
- the RECQL4 gene encoding ATP-dependent DNA helicase Q4 isoform X5, producing the protein MTLTPPIGCLSEARRTGCPGAVAPPPARRASALAVGPSDGCAGDSLDDRRRGGRAGARAMERLRDVRERLQAWERAFRRQRGRRPSQEDVESAPEETRALYREYRTLKRTTGQAGGGPRSSESLPAAAEEAPEPRCWGPHLNRAATKSPQPTPGRSCQGSVPDYGQRLKANLKGTLQAGPALGRRPWPLGRASSKASTPKPPGTGPVPSFAEKVSDEPPQLSEPQPRPGRLQHLQASLSQRLGSLDPGWLQRCHSEVPDFLGAPKACRPDLGSEESQLLIPGESAVLGPGAGSQGPEASALQEVSIRVGSPQPSSSGGEKRRWNEEPWESPAQVQQESSQAGPPSEGAGAVAVEEDPPGEPVQAQPPQPCSSPSNPRGNYIRLNMKRKHYVRGQALRSRLLRKQAWKQKWRKKGECFGGGGATVTTKESCFLNEQFDHWAAQCPLPASEKDTDPVGPEPLVPSPQPVPEVPSLDPTVLPLYSLGPSGQLAETPAEVFQALEQLGHQAFRPGQERAVMRILSGISTLLVLPTGAGKSLCYQLPALLYSRRSPCLTLVVSPLLSLMDDQVSGLPPCLKAACIHSGMTRKQRESVLQKIRAAQVHVLMLTPEALVGAGGLPPATQLPPVAFACIDEAHCLSQWSHNFRPCYLRVCKVLRERMGVHCFLGLTATATRRTASDVAQHLAVAEEPDLHGPAPVPTNLHLSVSMDRDTDQALLTLLQGKRFRNLDSIIIYCNRREDTERIAALLRTCLHADWVPGSGGRAPKTTAEAYHAGMCSRERRRVQRAFMQGQLRVVVATMAFGMGLDRPDVRAVLHLGLPPSFESYVQAVGRAGRDGQPAHCHLFLRPQGEDLRELRRHVHADSTDFLAVKRLVQRVFPACTCTCTRPPSEQEGAVGGERPVPKYPPQEAEQLGHQAAPGPRRVCMGHERALPIQLTVQALDMPEEAIETLLCYLELHPHHWLELLATTYTHCRLNCPGGPAQLQALAHRCPPLAVCLAQRLPEDPGQGSSSVKFDMVKLVDSMGWELASVRRALCQLQWDHEPRTGVRRGTGVLVEFSELAFHLRSPGDLTAEEKDQICDFLYGRVQARERQALARLRRTFQAFHSVAFPSCGPCLEQQDEERSTRLKDLLGRYFEEEEGQEPGGMEDAQGPEPGQARLQDWEDQVRCDIRQFLSLRPEEKFSSRAVARIFHGIGSPCYPAQVYGQDRRFWRKYLHLSFHALVGLATEELLRVAR; encoded by the exons ATGACGTTGACGCCTCCCATTGGCTGCTTGTCCGAGGCCCGACGGACAGGCTGCCCAGGGGCGgtggccccgcccccggcccgccGCGCATCCGCATTGGCTGTCGGCCCCAGCGACGGCTGCGCGGGAGATTCGCTGGACGACCGCAGGCGCGGAGGCCGGGCGGGCGCGCGTGCCATGGAGCGGCTGCGGGACGTGCGGGAGCGGCTGCAGGCGTGGGAGCGCGCGTTCCGACGGCAGCGCGGGCGGCGACCGAGCCAG GAAGACGTGGAGTCGGCGCCGGAGGAGACCCGCG CGCTCTACCGGGAGTACCGCACTCTGAAGCGTACCACGGGCCAGGCCGGCGGCGGGCCCCGCAGCTCCGAGTCGCTCCCCGCGGCGGCCGAAGAG GCGCCAGAGCCCCGCTGCTGGGGGCCCCATCTGAATCGGGCTGCGACCAAGAGTCCACAGCCTACGCCAGGGCGGAGCTGCCAGGGCTCGGTGCCGGACTACGGGCAGCGGCTCAAGGCCAATCTGAAAGGCACCCTGCAG GCCGGACCAGCCCTGGGCCGCAGACCCTGGCCTCTAGGAAGAGCCTCATCCAAGGCGTCCACCCCAAAGCCCCCAGGTACAGGGCCTGTCCCCTCCTTTGCAGAAAAAGTCAGTGATGAGCCTCCACAGCTCTCTGAGCCCCAGCCAAGGCCAGGCCGGCTCCAGCATCTGCAGGCATCCCTGAGCCAGCGGCTGGGCTCCCTAGATCCTGGCTGGTTACAGCGATGTCACAGTGAGGTCCCAGATTTTCTGGGGGCCCCCAAAGCCTGCAGGCCTGATCTAGGCTCAGAGGAATCACAACTTCTGATCCCTGGTGAGTCGGCTGTCCTTGGTCCTGGTGCTGGCTCCCAGGGCCCAGAGGCTTCAGCCCTCCAAGAAGTCAGCATCCGTGTAGGGAGCCCCCAGCCCAGCAGCAGTGGAGGTGAGAAGCGGAGATGGAACGAGGAGCCCTGGGAGAGCCCCGCACAGGTCCAGCAGGAGAGCAGCCAAGCTGGACCCCCATCAGAGGGGGCTGGGGCTGTAGCAGTTGAGGAAGACCCTCCAGGGGAACCTGTACAGGCACAGCCACCTCAGCCCTGCAGCAGCCCATCGAACCCCAG GGGCAATTACATACGGCTCAACATGAAGCGGAAACACTACGTGCGGGGCCAGGCACTCCGTAGCAGGCTCCTCCGCAAGCAG GCATGGAAGCAGAAGTGGCGGAAGAAAGGGGAGTgttttgggggtggtggtgccACAGTCACAACCAAGGAGTCTTGTTTCCTGAACGAGCAGTTCGATCACTGGGCAGCCCAGTGTCCCTTGCCAG caAGTGAGAAAGACACAGACCCTGTTGGGCCTGAGCCACTGGTTCCTTCACCACAACCTGTACCTGAGGTGCCCAGCCTGGACCCCACCGTGCTGCCACTCTACTCCCTGGGGCCCTCAGGGCAGCTGGCAG AGACGCCGGCTGAGGTGTTCCAGGCCCTGGAGCAGCTGGGGCACCAAGCCTTTCGCCCTGGGCAGGAGCGTGCAGTCATGCGGATCCTGTCTG GCATCTCCACGCTGCTGGTGCTGCCTACAGGTGCCGGCAAGTCCCTGTGCTACCAGCTCCCAGCGCTGCTCTACAGCCGGCGCAGCCCCTGCCTCACGTTGGTCGTCTCTCCCCTGCTGTCACTCATGGATGACCAG GTGTCTGGCCTGCCACCGTGTCTCAAGGCAGCCTGCATACACTCAGGCATGACCAGGAAGCAACGGGAATCTGTCCTGCAGAAG ATTCGGGCAGCCCAGGTACACGTGCTGATGCTGACACCTGAGGCGCTGGTGGGGGCGGGAGGCCTCCCTCCAGCCACACAGCTGCCTCCAGTTGCTTTTGCCTGCATTGATGAGGCCCACTGCCTCTCCCAGTGGTCCCACAACTTCCGGCCCTGCTACCTGCGCGTCTGCAAG GTGCTTCGGGAGCGCATGGGCGTGCACTGCTTCCTGGGCCTCACAGCTACAGCCACACGCCGCACTGCCAGTGACGTGGCACAGCACCTGGCTGTGGCTGAAGAGCCTGACCTCCATGGGCCAGCCCCAGTTCCCACCAACCTGCACCTTTCCGTGTCCATGGACAGGGACACAGACCAG GCACTGTTGACGCTGCTGCAAGGCAAACGTTTTCGAAACCTGGATTCCATTATCATTTACTGCAACCGGCGCGAGGACACAGAGCGGATCGCTGCGCTCCTCCGAACCTGCCTGCACGCAGACTGGGTCCCAGGGTCTGGAG GTCGTGCCCCCAAAACCACGGCCGAGGCCTACCACGCGGGCATGTGCAGCCGGGAACGGCGGCGGGTACAGCGAGCCTTCATGCAGGGCCAGTTGCGGGTGGTGGTGGCCACGATGGCCTTTGGGATGGGGCTGGACCGGCCAGATGTGCGGGCTGTGCTGCATCTGGGGCTGCCCCCAAGCTTCGAGAGCTACGTGCAGGCCGTGGGCCGGGCCGGGCGTGACGGGCAGCCTGCCCACTGCCACCTCTTCCTGCGGCCCCAG GGCGAAGACCTGCGAGAGCTGCGCAGACATGTGCACGCCGACAGCACGGACTTCCTGGCTGTGAAGAGGCTGGTACAGCGTGTGTTCCCAGCCTGCACCTGCACCTGCACCAGGCCGCCCTCGGAGCAGGAAGGGGCCGTGGGTGGGGAGAGGCCTGTGCCCAAGTACCCCCCTCAAGAGGCTGAGCAGCTTGGCCACCAAGCAGCCCCAGGACCCAGAAGGGTCTGCATGGGCCATGAGCGGGCACTCCCAATACAGCTTACCGTACAGGCTTTGGACATGCCGGAGGAGG CCATCGAGACTTTGCTGTGCTACCTGGAGCTGCACCCACACCACTGGCTGGAGCTGCTGGCGACCACCTATACCCATTGCCGTCTTAACTGCCCTGGGGGCCCTGCCCAGCTCCAGGCCCTGGCCCACAG GTGTCCCCCTTTGGCTGTGTGCTTGGCCCAGCGGCTGCCTGAGGACCCAGGGCAAGGCAGCAGCTCCGTGAAGTTTGACATGGTCAAGCTGGTGGACTCCATGGGCTGGGAGCTGGCCTCTGTGCGGCGGGCTCTCTGCCAGCTGCAGTGGGACCACGAGCCCAGGACAG GTGTGCGGCGTGGGACAGGGGTGCTTGTGGAGTTCAGTGAGCTGGCCTTCCACCTTCGCAGCCCGGGGGACCTGACCGCTGAGGAGAAGGACCAGATATGTGACTTCCTCTATGGCCGTGTGCAGGCCCGGGAGCGCCAGGCCCTGGCCCGTCTGCGCAGAACCTTCCAGGCCTTTCACAG TGTAGCCTTCCCCAGCTGCGGGCCCTGCCTGGAGCAGCAGGATGAGGAGCGCAGCACCAGGCTCAAGGACCTGCTTGGCCGCTACtttgaggaagaggaagggcagGAGCCGGGAGGCATGGAGGACGCACAGGGCCCCGAGCCAGGGCAGGCCAGA CTCCAGGATTGGGAGGACCAGGTCCGCTGCGACATCCGCCAGTTCCTGTCCCTGAGGCCAGAGGAGAAGTTCTCCAGCAGGGCTGTGGCCCGCATCTTCCACGGCATCG GAAGCCCCTGCTACCCGGCCCAGGTGTACGGGCAGGACCGACGCTTCTGGAGAAAATACCTGCACCTGAGCTTCCATGCCCTGGTGGGCCTGGCCACGGAAGAGCTCCTGCGGGTGGCCCGCTGA